From one Bos javanicus breed banteng chromosome 15, ARS-OSU_banteng_1.0, whole genome shotgun sequence genomic stretch:
- the LOC133226691 gene encoding NADH-cytochrome b5 reductase 2 isoform X2, giving the protein MFSGWFREDPSLLFAVTVIGITVLLFARKSKNVMKSRHITLQNSDTKYPLPLIEKEQISHNTRRFRFGLPSLDHALGLPVGNYVHLLAEIDGVLVVRAYTPVSSDDDLGFVDLIIKIYFKNVHPNYPEGGKMTQYLENMKIGDTILFQGPSGCLFYHGSGKFVFKPYKTSEPETKLVRHLGMIAGGTGITPMLQLIRCITRKPSDKTVMSLIFANQTEEDILMRNELEEVARTHPTQFNLWYTLDRPPVGQQSSQVEPQTAAAAPASTQPPQCTPHPTEPSHCWQAASPTQRCYACLVIEPSGQQRAPPNCAGSQTPPRPLPGTVPALCLDSHYTWVHLSHCAVHPVSAYSRQTPAKDSESQE; this is encoded by the exons ATGTTCAGCGGCTGGTTCCGG GAGGACCCGTCCCTGCTCTTCGCTGTCACTGTTATTGGGATCACCGTGCTCCTGTTTGCCCGGAAGAGCAAGAACGTGATGAAGAGTCGTCACATCACCTTACAGAACTCTGATACCAAGTACCCGCTGCCTTTGATTGAGAAAGAG CAAATCAGCCACAACACTCGGAGGTTCCGCTTTGGACTGCCCTCCCTGGACCATGCCCTAGGGCTTCCTGTAG GTAACTATGTTCATCTCTTGGCCGAAATTGATGGTGTTCTGGTGGTCAGGGCTTACACGCCTGTGTCCAGTGATGATGACCTAGGCTTTGTGGACTTAATCATCAAG atcTACTTCAAAAATGTACATCCTAATTACCCAGAAGGGGGGAAGATGACTCAGTACTTGGAGAACATGAAAATTGGGGACACCATCCTTTTTCAAGGGCCATCTGGGTGCCTGTTCTATCATGGGTCAG GGAAGTTTGTATTCAAGCCATACAAAACGAGTGAGCCCGAAACTAAACTGGTGCGTCACCTGGGAATGATTGCTGGGGGCACAG GGATCACGCCCATGCTGCAGCTCATCCGCTGCATCACCAGGAAGCCCAGTGACAAGACCGTGATGTCCCTCATCTTTGCCAACCAG acaGAGGAGGATATCTTGATGAGAAACGAGCTGGAAGAAGTTGCCAGAACTCATCCAACGCAGTTCAACCTGTGGTACACGCTGGACAGGCCTCCTGTTG GACAGCAGTCCTCGCAAGTTGAACCACAGACAGCGGCCGCAGCCCCAGCCAGCACCCAGCCGCCGCAGTGCACACCGCACCCCACAGAGCCCTCACACTGCTGGCAGGCTGCCTCTCCCACACAGCGCTGTTATGCCTGTCTTGTCATAGAGCCCTctggccagcagagggcgccaCCCAACTGCGCCGGCTCCCAAACACCACCGCGTCCTCTGCCGGGCACAGTTCCCGCTCTCTGCCTGGATTCACACTACACATGGGTGCATCTGTCTCACTGCGCTGTTCATCCTGTCAGTGCTTACAGCCGGCAGACACCAGCCAAGGACTCAGAATCCCAGGAGTGA
- the LOC133226691 gene encoding NADH-cytochrome b5 reductase 2 isoform X3, with protein MRRRPGGPFPNPPAGGPLAGGVAGWGADAGAPWSPWQEDPSLLFAVTVIGITVLLFARKSKNVMKSRHITLQNSDTKYPLPLIEKEQISHNTRRFRFGLPSLDHALGLPVGNYVHLLAEIDGVLVVRAYTPVSSDDDLGFVDLIIKIYFKNVHPNYPEGGKMTQYLENMKIGDTILFQGPSGCLFYHGSGKFVFKPYKTSEPETKLVRHLGMIAGGTGITPMLQLIRCITRKPSDKTVMSLIFANQTEEDILMRNELEEVARTHPTQFNLWYTLDRPPVDWKYSSGFITKDMIKEHLPPPGKSTLILETLEMRTVFKIHIRAVVKVGPGNTRLLILGTTNGGKRYVFVSVL; from the exons ATGAGAAGACGGCCGGGAGGACCTTTCCCAAATCCACCCGCCGGCGGGCCTCTCGCTGGAGGGGTGGCAGGGTGGGGGGCGGATGCAGGAGCCCCGTGGAGTCCCTGGCAG GAGGACCCGTCCCTGCTCTTCGCTGTCACTGTTATTGGGATCACCGTGCTCCTGTTTGCCCGGAAGAGCAAGAACGTGATGAAGAGTCGTCACATCACCTTACAGAACTCTGATACCAAGTACCCGCTGCCTTTGATTGAGAAAGAG CAAATCAGCCACAACACTCGGAGGTTCCGCTTTGGACTGCCCTCCCTGGACCATGCCCTAGGGCTTCCTGTAG GTAACTATGTTCATCTCTTGGCCGAAATTGATGGTGTTCTGGTGGTCAGGGCTTACACGCCTGTGTCCAGTGATGATGACCTAGGCTTTGTGGACTTAATCATCAAG atcTACTTCAAAAATGTACATCCTAATTACCCAGAAGGGGGGAAGATGACTCAGTACTTGGAGAACATGAAAATTGGGGACACCATCCTTTTTCAAGGGCCATCTGGGTGCCTGTTCTATCATGGGTCAG GGAAGTTTGTATTCAAGCCATACAAAACGAGTGAGCCCGAAACTAAACTGGTGCGTCACCTGGGAATGATTGCTGGGGGCACAG GGATCACGCCCATGCTGCAGCTCATCCGCTGCATCACCAGGAAGCCCAGTGACAAGACCGTGATGTCCCTCATCTTTGCCAACCAG acaGAGGAGGATATCTTGATGAGAAACGAGCTGGAAGAAGTTGCCAGAACTCATCCAACGCAGTTCAACCTGTGGTACACGCTGGACAGGCCTCCTGTTG ACTGGAAGTACAGCTCAGGCTTCATTACCAAGGACATGATCAAGGAGCACCTCCCTCCTCCTGGAAAGTCCACGCTCATCCTG GAGACCCTTGAAATGCGAACAGTGTTTAAAATACACATCAGGGCAGTAGTCAAGGTGGGCCCCGGGAATACTAGATTGCTTATACTCGGCACAACAAATGGAGGTAAGAGGTACGTCTTTGTTAGCGTCCTCTAA
- the LOC133226691 gene encoding NADH-cytochrome b5 reductase 2 isoform X4: MRRRPGGPFPNPPAGGPLAGGVAGWGADAGAPWSPWQEDPSLLFAVTVIGITVLLFARKSKNVMKSRHITLQNSDTKYPLPLIEKEQISHNTRRFRFGLPSLDHALGLPVGNYVHLLAEIDGVLVVRAYTPVSSDDDLGFVDLIIKIYFKNVHPNYPEGGKMTQYLENMKIGDTILFQGPSGCLFYHGSGKFVFKPYKTSEPETKLVRHLGMIAGGTGITPMLQLIRCITRKPSDKTVMSLIFANQTEEDILMRNELEEVARTHPTQFNLWYTLDRPPVDWKYSSGFITKDMIKEHLPPPGKSTLILETLEMRTVFKIHIRAVVKVGPGNTRLLILGTTNGAGTSKTVG, from the exons ATGAGAAGACGGCCGGGAGGACCTTTCCCAAATCCACCCGCCGGCGGGCCTCTCGCTGGAGGGGTGGCAGGGTGGGGGGCGGATGCAGGAGCCCCGTGGAGTCCCTGGCAG GAGGACCCGTCCCTGCTCTTCGCTGTCACTGTTATTGGGATCACCGTGCTCCTGTTTGCCCGGAAGAGCAAGAACGTGATGAAGAGTCGTCACATCACCTTACAGAACTCTGATACCAAGTACCCGCTGCCTTTGATTGAGAAAGAG CAAATCAGCCACAACACTCGGAGGTTCCGCTTTGGACTGCCCTCCCTGGACCATGCCCTAGGGCTTCCTGTAG GTAACTATGTTCATCTCTTGGCCGAAATTGATGGTGTTCTGGTGGTCAGGGCTTACACGCCTGTGTCCAGTGATGATGACCTAGGCTTTGTGGACTTAATCATCAAG atcTACTTCAAAAATGTACATCCTAATTACCCAGAAGGGGGGAAGATGACTCAGTACTTGGAGAACATGAAAATTGGGGACACCATCCTTTTTCAAGGGCCATCTGGGTGCCTGTTCTATCATGGGTCAG GGAAGTTTGTATTCAAGCCATACAAAACGAGTGAGCCCGAAACTAAACTGGTGCGTCACCTGGGAATGATTGCTGGGGGCACAG GGATCACGCCCATGCTGCAGCTCATCCGCTGCATCACCAGGAAGCCCAGTGACAAGACCGTGATGTCCCTCATCTTTGCCAACCAG acaGAGGAGGATATCTTGATGAGAAACGAGCTGGAAGAAGTTGCCAGAACTCATCCAACGCAGTTCAACCTGTGGTACACGCTGGACAGGCCTCCTGTTG ACTGGAAGTACAGCTCAGGCTTCATTACCAAGGACATGATCAAGGAGCACCTCCCTCCTCCTGGAAAGTCCACGCTCATCCTG GAGACCCTTGAAATGCGAACAGTGTTTAAAATACACATCAGGGCAGTAGTCAAGGTGGGCCCCGGGAATACTAGATTGCTTATACTCGGCACAACAAATGGAG CTGGGACTTCCAAAACAGTTGGATAA
- the LOC133226691 gene encoding NADH-cytochrome b5 reductase 2 isoform X1 encodes MRRRPGGPFPNPPAGGPLAGGVAGWGADAGAPWSPWQEDPSLLFAVTVIGITVLLFARKSKNVMKSRHITLQNSDTKYPLPLIEKEQISHNTRRFRFGLPSLDHALGLPVGNYVHLLAEIDGVLVVRAYTPVSSDDDLGFVDLIIKIYFKNVHPNYPEGGKMTQYLENMKIGDTILFQGPSGCLFYHGSGKFVFKPYKTSEPETKLVRHLGMIAGGTGITPMLQLIRCITRKPSDKTVMSLIFANQTEEDILMRNELEEVARTHPTQFNLWYTLDRPPVGQQSSQVEPQTAAAAPASTQPPQCTPHPTEPSHCWQAASPTQRCYACLVIEPSGQQRAPPNCAGSQTPPRPLPGTVPALCLDSHYTWVHLSHCAVHPVSAYSRQTPAKDSESQE; translated from the exons ATGAGAAGACGGCCGGGAGGACCTTTCCCAAATCCACCCGCCGGCGGGCCTCTCGCTGGAGGGGTGGCAGGGTGGGGGGCGGATGCAGGAGCCCCGTGGAGTCCCTGGCAG GAGGACCCGTCCCTGCTCTTCGCTGTCACTGTTATTGGGATCACCGTGCTCCTGTTTGCCCGGAAGAGCAAGAACGTGATGAAGAGTCGTCACATCACCTTACAGAACTCTGATACCAAGTACCCGCTGCCTTTGATTGAGAAAGAG CAAATCAGCCACAACACTCGGAGGTTCCGCTTTGGACTGCCCTCCCTGGACCATGCCCTAGGGCTTCCTGTAG GTAACTATGTTCATCTCTTGGCCGAAATTGATGGTGTTCTGGTGGTCAGGGCTTACACGCCTGTGTCCAGTGATGATGACCTAGGCTTTGTGGACTTAATCATCAAG atcTACTTCAAAAATGTACATCCTAATTACCCAGAAGGGGGGAAGATGACTCAGTACTTGGAGAACATGAAAATTGGGGACACCATCCTTTTTCAAGGGCCATCTGGGTGCCTGTTCTATCATGGGTCAG GGAAGTTTGTATTCAAGCCATACAAAACGAGTGAGCCCGAAACTAAACTGGTGCGTCACCTGGGAATGATTGCTGGGGGCACAG GGATCACGCCCATGCTGCAGCTCATCCGCTGCATCACCAGGAAGCCCAGTGACAAGACCGTGATGTCCCTCATCTTTGCCAACCAG acaGAGGAGGATATCTTGATGAGAAACGAGCTGGAAGAAGTTGCCAGAACTCATCCAACGCAGTTCAACCTGTGGTACACGCTGGACAGGCCTCCTGTTG GACAGCAGTCCTCGCAAGTTGAACCACAGACAGCGGCCGCAGCCCCAGCCAGCACCCAGCCGCCGCAGTGCACACCGCACCCCACAGAGCCCTCACACTGCTGGCAGGCTGCCTCTCCCACACAGCGCTGTTATGCCTGTCTTGTCATAGAGCCCTctggccagcagagggcgccaCCCAACTGCGCCGGCTCCCAAACACCACCGCGTCCTCTGCCGGGCACAGTTCCCGCTCTCTGCCTGGATTCACACTACACATGGGTGCATCTGTCTCACTGCGCTGTTCATCCTGTCAGTGCTTACAGCCGGCAGACACCAGCCAAGGACTCAGAATCCCAGGAGTGA
- the LOC133226691 gene encoding NADH-cytochrome b5 reductase 2 isoform X6, which translates to MFSGWFREDPSLLFAVTVIGITVLLFARKSKNVMKSRHITLQNSDTKYPLPLIEKEQISHNTRRFRFGLPSLDHALGLPVGNYVHLLAEIDGVLVVRAYTPVSSDDDLGFVDLIIKIYFKNVHPNYPEGGKMTQYLENMKIGDTILFQGPSGCLFYHGSGKFVFKPYKTSEPETKLVRHLGMIAGGTGITPMLQLIRCITRKPSDKTVMSLIFANQTEEDILMRNELEEVARTHPTQFNLWYTLDRPPVDWKYSSGFITKDMIKEHLPPPGKSTLILVCGPLPLIQTAAHPNLKKLGYTKDMIFTY; encoded by the exons ATGTTCAGCGGCTGGTTCCGG GAGGACCCGTCCCTGCTCTTCGCTGTCACTGTTATTGGGATCACCGTGCTCCTGTTTGCCCGGAAGAGCAAGAACGTGATGAAGAGTCGTCACATCACCTTACAGAACTCTGATACCAAGTACCCGCTGCCTTTGATTGAGAAAGAG CAAATCAGCCACAACACTCGGAGGTTCCGCTTTGGACTGCCCTCCCTGGACCATGCCCTAGGGCTTCCTGTAG GTAACTATGTTCATCTCTTGGCCGAAATTGATGGTGTTCTGGTGGTCAGGGCTTACACGCCTGTGTCCAGTGATGATGACCTAGGCTTTGTGGACTTAATCATCAAG atcTACTTCAAAAATGTACATCCTAATTACCCAGAAGGGGGGAAGATGACTCAGTACTTGGAGAACATGAAAATTGGGGACACCATCCTTTTTCAAGGGCCATCTGGGTGCCTGTTCTATCATGGGTCAG GGAAGTTTGTATTCAAGCCATACAAAACGAGTGAGCCCGAAACTAAACTGGTGCGTCACCTGGGAATGATTGCTGGGGGCACAG GGATCACGCCCATGCTGCAGCTCATCCGCTGCATCACCAGGAAGCCCAGTGACAAGACCGTGATGTCCCTCATCTTTGCCAACCAG acaGAGGAGGATATCTTGATGAGAAACGAGCTGGAAGAAGTTGCCAGAACTCATCCAACGCAGTTCAACCTGTGGTACACGCTGGACAGGCCTCCTGTTG ACTGGAAGTACAGCTCAGGCTTCATTACCAAGGACATGATCAAGGAGCACCTCCCTCCTCCTGGAAAGTCCACGCTCATCCTGGTGTGTGGCCCATTGCCCCTGATCCAGACAGCTGCGCACCCTAACCTGAAGAAACTGGGTTATACCAAGGACATGATTTTCACCTACTAA
- the LOC133226691 gene encoding NADH-cytochrome b5 reductase 2 isoform X5, with amino-acid sequence MRRRPGGPFPNPPAGGPLAGGVAGWGADAGAPWSPWQEDPSLLFAVTVIGITVLLFARKSKNVMKSRHITLQNSDTKYPLPLIEKEQISHNTRRFRFGLPSLDHALGLPVGNYVHLLAEIDGVLVVRAYTPVSSDDDLGFVDLIIKIYFKNVHPNYPEGGKMTQYLENMKIGDTILFQGPSGCLFYHGSGKFVFKPYKTSEPETKLVRHLGMIAGGTGITPMLQLIRCITRKPSDKTVMSLIFANQTEEDILMRNELEEVARTHPTQFNLWYTLDRPPVDWKYSSGFITKDMIKEHLPPPGKSTLILVCGPLPLIQTAAHPNLKKLGYTKDMIFTY; translated from the exons ATGAGAAGACGGCCGGGAGGACCTTTCCCAAATCCACCCGCCGGCGGGCCTCTCGCTGGAGGGGTGGCAGGGTGGGGGGCGGATGCAGGAGCCCCGTGGAGTCCCTGGCAG GAGGACCCGTCCCTGCTCTTCGCTGTCACTGTTATTGGGATCACCGTGCTCCTGTTTGCCCGGAAGAGCAAGAACGTGATGAAGAGTCGTCACATCACCTTACAGAACTCTGATACCAAGTACCCGCTGCCTTTGATTGAGAAAGAG CAAATCAGCCACAACACTCGGAGGTTCCGCTTTGGACTGCCCTCCCTGGACCATGCCCTAGGGCTTCCTGTAG GTAACTATGTTCATCTCTTGGCCGAAATTGATGGTGTTCTGGTGGTCAGGGCTTACACGCCTGTGTCCAGTGATGATGACCTAGGCTTTGTGGACTTAATCATCAAG atcTACTTCAAAAATGTACATCCTAATTACCCAGAAGGGGGGAAGATGACTCAGTACTTGGAGAACATGAAAATTGGGGACACCATCCTTTTTCAAGGGCCATCTGGGTGCCTGTTCTATCATGGGTCAG GGAAGTTTGTATTCAAGCCATACAAAACGAGTGAGCCCGAAACTAAACTGGTGCGTCACCTGGGAATGATTGCTGGGGGCACAG GGATCACGCCCATGCTGCAGCTCATCCGCTGCATCACCAGGAAGCCCAGTGACAAGACCGTGATGTCCCTCATCTTTGCCAACCAG acaGAGGAGGATATCTTGATGAGAAACGAGCTGGAAGAAGTTGCCAGAACTCATCCAACGCAGTTCAACCTGTGGTACACGCTGGACAGGCCTCCTGTTG ACTGGAAGTACAGCTCAGGCTTCATTACCAAGGACATGATCAAGGAGCACCTCCCTCCTCCTGGAAAGTCCACGCTCATCCTGGTGTGTGGCCCATTGCCCCTGATCCAGACAGCTGCGCACCCTAACCTGAAGAAACTGGGTTATACCAAGGACATGATTTTCACCTACTAA